The uncultured Cohaesibacter sp. genomic sequence AAGAAACACGGCACCACCGGCGATGACATTGACCTCGCGCTGCTGCTTGATGGCCTTCAGGCCGAGCAGGAGCAGGGCATCACCATCGATGTGGCCTATCGCTTCTTTGCGACCGACAAGCGCAAGTTCATTGTCGCCGACACCCCCGGTCATGAGCAATATACCCGCAACATGGCCACAGGCGCTTCCAACTGTGATCTGGCGGTGATCCTGATCGATGCCCGCAAGGGCGTGCTGACCCAGACCCGTCGCCACAGCTTCATCAATTCGCTGATCGGCGTGCGCCATGTGGTGTTGGCGGTCAACAAGATGGATCTGATGGACAATTCGCAAGAGGTGTTTGACAACATCGTCGCCGAATACGAAGACTTCGCCAGAAGCTTCGAGTTCGAGACCATCACGGCGGTGCCGATCTCGGCCCGCTATGGCGACAATGTCGTGGTCAAGAGCGATGCCATGCCCTGGTATGAGGGGCCGACCCTCCTGGGCTACCTTGAGGAAATCGACGTAGAGAGCGCCGACCGCGCCCTGCCGTTCCGCTTTCCCGTCCAGTGGGTCAACCGCCCGAACCTCAACTTCCGCGGCTTCTCGGGCACCGTTGCCTCCGGCTTTGCCCGGGTCGGCGATGAACTGGTCGTGGCCAAGTCTGGCAAGACCAGCCGCATCAAGCAGATCGTCACCATGGATGGTGAGCTTGAGGAGACCGAGGCAGGAGACGCGGTCACCATCACCCTTGAGGACGAGATTGACATCTCGCGTGGTGATCTGCTGGCCCCGGCAAGACATCGCCCGCTGGTGACCGACCAGATCTCGGCCCATCTCATCTGGATGGACACAAGCCACCTGCTCATCGGTCGCCCCTATATCATCAAGATGGGCACCCAGCAGACACAGGCGACGGTGACGGCGCTCAAGCACAAAGTGGATGTCAACAATTCCACCCACCAGATGGCGGGCAAGGCACTCGAGCTCAACGAGATCGGCTTCTGCAACCTCGCCTTCGCCGATCCACTCGCTATGGACACCTATGAAGAGAACCGCAAGACCGGCTCCTTCATCCTCATCGACCGCTTCACCAACCAGACCGTGGCTGCCGGTCTCGTCTGGTTCGGCCTGAGACGGGCGGAGAATATTCACTGGCAGGCGGTCGACGTCGACAAGGGATCGCGCGCGGCGATGAAATATCAGACGCCGAAGGTGCTCTGGTTCACCGGCCTCAGCGGCTCGGGCAAGTCGACCATTGCCAACCTTGTCGAGAAGCGACTGCATAAGGAAGGACGCCACACCTATCTGCTTGATGGCGACAACGTCCGCCATGGGCTCAACAAGGATCTCGGCTTCACCGATGTCGACCGCGTGGAGAATATCCGCCGTATCGGCGAGGTTGCCAAGTTGATGGTCGATGCTGGTCTCGTGGTGCTCACGGCCTTCATCTCTCCTTATGAGGCCGAGCGCCGCATGGTGCGCGAAATGCTGGGCGAGGGCGAGTTTGTCGAGATTTTTGTCGACACTCCGCTTGAGGTCTGCGAAGAACGCGACGTCAAGGGTCTCTATGCCAAGGCCCGATCCGGTCAACTCAAGAACTTCACGGGCATCGACAGCCCCTATGAAGCACCGAGTAAGCCGGAAATCCATGTCAACACCGCGACCATGTCGGCCGATGAAGCCGCCGAGATCATCGCGCAATATCTGCTCGGAGAAGAAGTGCATGACTGGACTGTGTGATGGCCTCGTCGAGGCGGCCCTCGAGGCTGCCGAAGTCATCCTCGACATCTACGAGACGGATTTCGATGTCGAGATCAAGGGCGACGAGTCCCCTGTCACACGAGCCGATCAGGCAGCAGAAGCCATCATCCTGAAGCACCTCGCAGCGCTTGCTCCGGGTATTCCGGTGGTGGCCGAAGAATCGGTCGCCGCTGGGCACATTCCGGACATCGACGGCGAATTCTTCCTCGTCGATCCCCTTGATGGCACCAAGGAGTTTATAAAGCGCAATGGCGAGTTCACGGTCAACATCGCGCTCATTCGCGACAATGTGCCGGTCATGGGCGTCATTCACACCCCCGCCAAGGGGTTCCTCTTTGCCGGAGAAGTCGGCAAGGGCGCATGGCGTGCCGAGGTCGCAGACCCGCGCAAGAGCCACGAGCTGACGAACTGCCGGCCGATCTCGGTCCGCACTCCCGGTGAAGAGGTCTGCGTGGTCGGCTCCCGCTCCCATCACACGCCCGAGGCGGAAGCCTATCTCAAGGCCTACTGCTTGGGTGAGAAGAAGGCCATTGGTTCCTCGCTCAAATTCTGCCTTCTGGCCGCCGGAGAGGCCGACCTCTACCCGCGCTATGGCCGCACTATGGAATGGGACACGGCAGCGGGCGATGCCATCCTGTCCGCAGCGGGCGGGACGGTGCTCACCACGGACGGTGCCCGGCTCACCTATGGCAAGCGCCTTCAGGACGACGCCCCCTTCGCGAATCCCTTCTTTATCGCAAAGACGACATAGCGCCTCGCTTCCCCCGGAATCCACAGCTCTTGTGTCATGTCACTCCTTCAGGCGCGGCATGATCGTCCATTGGTGCTAATAGACAAAAAGTCACTTGCAAAAGCAACTGATATCGGGCGCAATCAGAGGTAATCGAACCCGAGTCAAAGTCCCACCGACTCGCGCCTCCGCATTGTTTGCGAGAGACTGGCGCGGGATGAGCGTTGTTATACGCTTTTGGGCAGCAAAAGACGCAATTTTCGATGGTGCCGCCCAAACACTGGGGTAGTGCCTGTCAAACCTCTGATCTGCAGACGCCTCCCCCGCAGTTGCAAAGGCGTCTGCTCATTCGATGAGAAGGCGCCGTGATCACCCCTGTCCTCCTTTGTGGCGGCTCTGGCTCTCGCCTGTGGCCCCTGTCCCGCAAATCCTACCCAAAGCAGTTCGTGCAGTTGGTGGGGGGTGACACGCTGTTTCAGGCCTCCGCAAAGCGTCTGTCCGGGGAAGGCTATGCCGCGCCGCTGATCGTGACCAACAAGGACTTCCGCTTTATCGTTACCGAACAACTCGTCGAGGAGGGGATCGACCCCGGTGCAGTGATCATCGAACCGGAACGGCTCAACACCGGCCCGGTCGTCCTTGCCGCCGCGCTCTTGCAGCAGGACCTCGATCCAGATGCGCTGCTGCTTGTCGCGCCGTCCGATCATCTTGTCCCGGATGTCGAAGCCTTCCGAAAATCCGTAGAGGTTGCGCGTGAGGCGGCGCTTGAAGGCAAGCTGGTGACGTTCGGTATCCGGCCCGACTATCCCGAGACAGGATACGGTTACCTCGAACTCGCCGAATGCATCGACGGCAAGGCGCCTCGGGCCTTCGAGCTCAAGTGCTTTGTTGAAAAGCCATGCCTTGAGGATGCCAGAACAATGGTCGCTTCAGGGGCTCATCTCTGGAACGCAGGCATCTTTCTCTTCTCGGTCAAGACGATCATCAAGGCCTTTCGCGATCACGCGCCCCAGCTCGTCGAGCCGGTGGAAGAGGCCGTCAAGCATCGCCGGATGGACCTTGGTTTCCTGCGCCTTGATCCCTTTTTCTGGTCTCAGGCGGAGGATATTTCCATCGACTACGCGGTCATGGAAAAGGCGGACAATCTTGCCGTTGTGCCCTTCACCTCCGACTGGTCCGATCTGGGGGGCTGGGATGCGGTCTGGCGCGAAAGCGAAAAGGACGAGGATGGCGTCGCCACTTCGGGACCAGTGACCGCCATCGAATGCCGGAACACGCTTTTGCGTTCGGAGGATGAGACGCTGGAACTCGTCGGCATCGGCCTTGAAAATCTCGTCGCCATTGCGATGCCGGACGCGGTGCTGGTTGCCAACACGAATAGGGCGCAGGATGTGCGTAGAGCCGTTGACGCCCTGAAGGCCAAGCGGGCTGAGCAGGCTGAGGACTTCGCGCTGGAGCACCGCCCCTGGGGCTGGTACGAACGCCTCGTGGTCGGTCAGCGTTTTCAGGTCAATCGCATCGTCGTCCATCCCGGCGCCAGCATGTCCCTCCAGTCTCATCATCATCGTGCTGAGCATTGGATCGTGGTGGAAGGAACGGCCCGCATCACTCTGGACGAGGAAACCAGCCTGCTGGCCGAAAACCAGTCTGTCTATATTCCTCTGGGTGTTGTGCATCGCCTCGAAAATCCGGGCAAGCTCCCCGCGGTCCTGATCGAAGTGCAAACTGGCTCCTATCTCGGCGAGGACGACATCATCCGCTTCGAGGATCTCTACCATCGCGCCTGAGTACCTTGGGCGTCTCATCGTCAGTCCGGTTCAAAGTGTGGCTTTTTCAATCGGTACCAATCCGTACAGCTATTGCACGCGGGGTGTTTCGTTCTTACGTGAAGACAGCGCGGATGACGACCCTGCGGGAAAGCCCGTAGGACGCGAGTAACCCAACGTCAACTCTCTGTGGAGCCGTGCAAAGAGATAGCTTGCGACTGCGGGGTTGGGCCACCTATGCTCGGCGTCGAGTCGATTGCCCTGCAAAAGGACAAGAATACCCACACGTTACCGAGGTGCAGCCCGATGTCAGAAAAAAGTTTCCTGAGTGATATGCTTCAACGCATTGCCCGTGCAGGACCGTTCCTATCCTCCAAACTGGCTTTGACACCGGACAACCTGATCGAGCTCTGCGAAGAGCTGGTGAGCGACAAGGGTGAGGCATCGGGCCTCAAGACCGCTTTCAAGATCATGGACATTTATGATTCTGCCACGATGGACGAGCGGCGGGGGTTCTTCCTCGATATGGCTGAAAAATTCGGGGTCAATCACGAGGCTCTCGATGCGGTGGTCAAGAGCTGGAAACCCGGCGACAACACGGCGGCCCGCGAGCTTTATTATGCCTCTCAGCCGCGCAGTCAGGAGCTGATCCGGCGATTGAACCGCGTTCCCGGCGGCGCAGCACGACTGGTGCGCATGCGCTCCGACCTTCTGGGCTTCGTCAAGGAAGAGCCGAGTCTCAAGGCGCTCGACCATGACTTCCAGCATCTCTTCTCCTTCTGGTTCACCCGTGGCTTCCTCGAGATTGACCAGATCGACTGGTCGACCCCCGCCTCCATTCTGGAAAAGATCATCGCCTACGAGGCCGTGCATCAGATCCATGGCTGGGATGATCTGCGCCAGCGCGTTGCCGAGAGAGATCGGCGGATGTTTGCCTTCTTCCATCCTGCGATGCCCGGCGACCCCCTGATCTTCGTCGAGGTCGCCCTGACCAAAGGCATCCCCGGCTCGATCAGCGATATCCTGAAACAGGACCGGGACCCGATCGATCCCAACGAGGCGACCTGCGCGGTCTTCTACTCCATTTCCAACTGCCAGAACGGTCTGCGTGGTATTTCCTTCGGTAACTTCCTGATCAAGCAGGTTGTCGCGGAGCTGCAGCGGGATCTGCCGTCCCTCAACACCTTCGTCACGCTGTCGCCTGTGCCGGGACTGCGCCGCTGGGTCAACCAGTCCCTCGAAGGTGAAGAGCCTCTCCTGACCGAGGCTGATCGGGCGCAACTCGAGGCCCTTGGTCCAGACGATGTGCCCTCACCGGAATTTGCAGCGCGGCTGGCAGCGCGTTATCTGATCAATGCACGCAGCAAGCGCGGCACAGCATTCGATCCGGTCGCACACTTCCATCTGGGCAACGGAGCGATCCTGCACAAGGTCCACGCCAACGCCGACCTGTCCGCCAATGGCAAGAAGAACAGCTGGGGCGTAATGGTCAACTACTTGTACAATGAGGCAAAGATCGAGGAACATCATCAGGCCTATGCCACGGATACGAAGATTGCCCATTCTTCAGAAGTAAGGTCATTGGCAAAATAGTAAAAGTTGTAGAACCTTCAATAAGATATCCAGAATTGCTTTCAAATATGAAAGGCGGGTGCAGTTCAATGCATTCGCCTTTTTCTTTGCGTGGCGGCGATTTGTTTGGTTGTGTGAAAAATAAAATCTGGTTGCAACAATTCAATCAAAGAGAACGATTTAGAAGTTTTGATCAAAATCTCTACTTCCCGACAATGAGTGCTGAAACGATAGCAAAAAAGTTGCTTTCAGTTTTGCGTAAAAATTTAATTCTACAAAGATACAGAGAAACATCAAATTCATGAGGATATGCTCCATATTTTGGAACTTCAATAAAAATATATTTCTTACACGGTTCGTAAAAGTGCTGAAAAATTAAGAAGCAAACTACCAAGTTTAGTTAGAATTAAGGATGAGTTTTGGGAGTGCTTTGCTTCCAAAGAGTGGGAAATTTAGTGGGTTGTAATCTCGAGCCTTTTGATCGGAATGCGGAACCGATCCTTCGGGGAGAGAGACAATCGTGAGCATAGGTGGATAAGACAAAATGCGCTTCACTATTGCAAAGAGGTTGTACCTGTTGGTTGGAGTCTTCCTGATCGGTATCTCCGTGATGGTCTTCACCCTCAATCAGAATGCGGCGTCTAACCTTTCAGAACAGAAAGCGGCAGAACTGAAAAGTCTGGTGGATGCGGCCGTCCAGGTGACACAGTCGAAATATGATGCCTTCAAGGCTGGAGATCTGACCGAAGATCAGGCCATGGAGCAAGCCAAATCAGCAGTCAGGGCGATGCGCTATCGTGGTCAGGAATATTTCTGGATCAATGATATGGATAGCGTCATTGTGATGCATGCCGTAAAGCCCGAGCTTGAAGGCAAGAATCTCGCTGACATGAAGGACGCAATGATGTTGCGATCTTCCCGACCTTCGTGCGGACCGTGAAGGCGGACACTGCCGGTTTCGTCGGCTATCTCTGGCCAAAGCCGGGCCATGAAGATCCGGTCGACAAGCTCTCTTATGTCAAGGGCTTTGCGCCATGGGGCTGGGTCGTCGGCACGGGCGTCTATATGGACGACCTGCAGGCCATTCTCTGGCACAACACCCGGGTTGCTTTGATTATAGGTAGTCTGACCATGCTGATCGGTGTGGCCATGGCATGGTATACCCTGCGATCCATCCTGCTGCCCATGGGCTCTCTGAAGCGCGCCATGCTGCGTCTTGCCAACAACGAGCCGATTGATCAGGTCCCTGCAGAAGGGCGTGGCGACGAGCTTGGCGAAATGGCACAGGCGGTCAAGACTTTCCGCGATATGAACATCGAGCGCCAGCATCTCAATGAACAACAGCACAAGGATCAGGCTACTCAGGCTCGCCGTCAGGCGGAGGTTGATCAGCTGATTGCCGGCTTCCGCTCCGAATCCAAGCGCGAGTTGCAGGTTGTTACCGAACAGATGGACCGGCTGCGCAAAACGGCTGGCAGCCTCACCCAACTGTCCCAATCCACGGCAGAACGGTCCGATCAGGCTCTGGGGGCAGCGTCTCTGGCGTCCTCCAACGTGCAGACGGTTGCTGCCGCCAGCGAGGAATTCGTGGCCTCTATCGGTGAGATCGGGCGTCAGGTCGAGCAGGCCACCAATGCCGTCAACGAAGCCATGGTGACCACAGGTGCTGCCAACGAGCGCGTCGGAAGCCTTGCCGCAGCTGCCCAGCAGATCGGCGACGTGATCAACCTCATCCGCGACATTGCCGAGCAGACCAACCTGCTGGCGCTCAACGCCACCATCGAAGCGGCCCGTGCCGGTGAAATGGGCAAGGGCTTTGCGGTGGTTGCCGCCGAGGTCAAGGAACTGGCCAACCAGACCTCCAAGGCAACGGAACAGATCAGCCAGCAGATCTCGACCATCCAGCATGAAACCCAGGAAGCGGTGCAGTCGATCGAGGTCATCGGCACGACGATCGAGCAGGTGAACATCTACACCGCCTCCATTTCCGAAGCGGTCACCCAGCAGAATCTGGCGACCAACGAAATCGCCAGCTCCATTCAGGAAGCTTCACGCGGGACCACGACCGTCAGTCAGGACATCGAAGTGGTGTCCGGCGTGGCGACCCAGACCCACACTGCCGTTGATGAGGTCAATGCGGTCTCTGCCGACGTCAGCAGATGTGCGGCCGGGCTGACCGATACGGTGGACCGGTTCCTTGACCGGGTGGCAAACGCCTGACCGGTGGCACGAATACAAATGCGAAGGGCGGGTTTCATCCCGCCCTTTTTGCTATTGCCGGTACTCCTGCACGTCTGGGCAATTGCACCCGCCTCCATTTTTGACTATCAAGGTCACCGCTGCGGCGCTTTCAGGCCACGGCCTTCGGGAGCAGCGCATAGCGAAACAGCTTCGGGATGATCAGGCCCGACGGGCGAATGAGACAACAAGGCAGAGACGACAATGGCGAACCGGCGCGGAGGCAAAACCGACACGGAATGCGGGGACACAATGGCGACAGGCAGGGCGGTGAGCCCGGCGGGCGCTCCCGATCATCCGCGCGTGGCTCCGGACGCGACAAGGGCGCTGGCGGCAAATCCTTCGACCCCAAATCTTCAGGCAGCAAATCTGGCCTGCAGAAGTCGACCTTTACCCCCGGCCGGGTGATCAAGCAGGGCACCCGCGATCAGGCCCGCCCCAAACCTGTCGAGGAAACCCGCGAGCCCTTCATTCTGCCGCCCCGTCCCGAGGGCCCGGCACCAAGACGAGCACCGTTTGCGCTGATGGTGGACCGAGGCGTGGGATGACTATGCGCTTCTCGACATGGGCCACGCCCAGAAGCTCGAGCGCTATGGTCCCTACACCATCGTGCGGCCTGAGACACAGGCCATGGGCAGCCCGCATCTGTCCAAGGATATCTGGGACAGGGCGGACGCGATCTTTTCCGGCGACCTCGAAGAGGAAGGCCCCGGTCGCTGGCGTTATCCCGAGCCGCTTGGCGAGACATGGGAAACCCACTGGGACGGCATCCGTTTTCTCGGGCGCTTCACCGCATTCCGCCACGTCGGTTTCTTCCCCGAACAGGCCGCCCACTGGCAATGGATGGACCATCAGCTGCGCTCGGCCTTTCTGGGACGTCCTCCTCGGGTGCTCAATCTCTTCGGCTATTCCGGCATCGCCTCGCTGGTGGCTGCCCGGGCCGGCGCCGAGGTGACTCATGTGGATGCCTCCAAGAAGGCCGTCGCCTATGGCAAGGAAAACCAGATGCTGGCGGGGCTGGATGACAAACCGATCCGCTGGATCGTCGATGACGCAATGAAGTTCGTTCAGCGCGAGATCCGCCGCGGCAATGTCTATGACGGTATCCTGCTCGATCCGCCCAAATTCGGACGCGGTCCCAAAGGGCGAGGTCTGGCAGCTGTTCGAAATGCTGCCCGAAATGCTCGACGCCTGCCGCCAGATCCTGTCAAGGGAGGCGCTCTTCTTCACGCTCACATCCTATGCCATGCGAGCCTCCTATGCCGCCTTTGACGAGCTGATGATCGAAGTGATGACCGGGCAGGGCGGGATCGTGGAATCCGGTGAATTGATGATCGCCGAGGAAGGGGGCGGACGCACCCTCAACACCTCGCTCTATACCCGCTGGCGTCCCCTGACAAAGCAAGAGGAGACGGAGTGATGACCGAGCAGGAAAGCCGCGCGACCCGCAAGGGACTGATCAAGGAAATCACCGCTGTCTCCAACCAGCATATCAAAGACCTCCGCGCACTCGAACGGCGTAAGGTGCGCAACGAGACCGGGCTGTTCATGGCCGAAGGGCTGCAGCTCGTGGCCTTCGCCCTTGAGGCAGGCTGGGAAGCTGAGACGCTGGTCTATGCCAAGAACATCAAGAGCCATGAGCTGGTGCAGAAGGTCGCTGCCAAGGTCTATGCCCGTGGCGGGCTGATCCTCGAGGTCTCCGAGATGGTGCTTGGCAAGCTCACCCATCGCGACAATCCGCAACATGTCATCGGCGTTTTCCGTCAGCGCTACGGCTCCCTTGCCGATCTGGCAAAGGATGTCGGCGAGGCCGGGGGCGACATGGTCGTCGCCATGGAAGGGGTGAAGGATCCGGGTAACCTCGGCACCACGATCCGCACCTCCGATGCGGTCGGGGGCCAGCGCCCTTGTGCTCATTGGCGAAACCCACAGATCCCTTCAGTCTAGAAGCGGTCCGAGCCACCATGGGCTCGATCTTCCACGTCCCGCTCTATCGCGCCACTCGCGAGGAGTTCCTCAATTGGCGCAAGAGCTGGCCCGGCGAGATCGTCGGCACCCACCTCAAGGGCGCGGTCGACTATCGCACCGTGAAGGCCAAAGAGCCGCTGATGGTGATGATGGGCAAACGAGCAATCGGGCCTGCCCGATGCCTTCGCCGAAGCCTGCGATCATTTGGTCAAGATCCCCATGGCGGGCCGCGCCGAGAGCCTCAACCTTGCCGTTTCGACCGGTATCACGCTTTTCCGCCTGCGCGAAAGCAAGTTGGGTCTGTAAATTCCCTCATGGAGACCTTATCTTGGTGCTTTGCATCAAGCCAAAGGAGAGATCATGAGCCAGCCCCTGCGCATTGATATCGTATCGGACGTCGTCTGCCCCTGGTGCGCCATCGGCTACAACCAGCTCCGCGTGGCACTCGAGCAATCGGGAACCGATGCCGAAGTGCACTGGCACCCGTTTCAACTCAACCCGGACATGGGCCCGGAGGGACAGAACCTGCGGGAGCATCTCTCTGAGAAATATGGCATTTCAACCGAGGACAGCGCAGTCAATCGCGAGCGCATCAGGACGCTTGCCGCAGAAGTTGGCTTTGCCATCAACTTCACCGAAGAGATGCGCACCTACAACACCATGGCCGCCCACCAGCTCATCCATTTTGCGGGCTTCCACGGCCTCGAGCATCAGACCAAGCAGGCTTTGCTGAAGGCTTATTTCACCGATGGCCGGGATGTCTCGGACATGGACGTCCTCATGGATATCGCCGAGACAGTGGGACTGGATACCGCCGCAGCGCGTGAGGCGATTGAGAGCGGGCAATATCTTGAGCTCGTTCAGCAGCACATGCTTTTCTGGACCAAGCAGGGCATCAGCGGCGTTCCGGCTATCATTCTCGATCAGAAATATCTGATCAACGGCGCCGCCGGTGTCGACAATTTCAAGCGTGCCATCGAGCAGGCACGGACTGCCGCTGAGTAGGGCCGTCTGGCCAACGTGGTCACTCGATCAATCTAGCCCCAGATCGCAAGGCCGATGAAGCCGAGCGTGCCGACGACAATGCGCCAGATGGCAAAGGGCATGAAGCCGTGGCGGGAGACGAAATCGAGCAGCGATTTGACGACGAACACGCCCGAGATGAAAGCCATGATGAAGCCCACGGCAATGATCCCCGCCTGATCCATTGAGATGATGTCCCGGTTCTTGTAGAGGTCATAGACGAAGGCACCGGTCATCGTCGGCATGGCAAGAAAGAAGGAGAATTCCGCCGCGCTTCGCTTGTCCGTGCCCATCAGCAGCGCCCCCGCGATGGTCGAGCCGGAGCGCGAAACCCCGGGCACCATTGCAAGGCACTGGAAGAGGCCGATCTTGAAGGCAAGCGACAGCGGATAGTCCATGACATCGGTATATCTCGGCTTGAGCTCGAGCCGGTCGATCCAGGCGAGCAGCACACCGCCGATGATCAGCGTGGAGCAGATCAGCGCCGGGCTTTCAAAAAGCACCGCCTTGATGAAGCCATGCAGCGAGGCACCGAGCACAGCAGCAGGCAGGAAAGCGAGCAGGATCGCGGCCACGAACCGGCGCGCCTTGGCGCTGGAGGGAAGGTCCATGGCGATCCTCCACAAGCGACCGAAGTAAATTGAGAGGATGGCGAGGATCGCGCCGAGCTGGATCAGCACTTCAAAGGTCTTGCCGTCATTCTCGAAGCCGAGAAAATGCCCCACCAGCAAAATATGGCCGGTGGAGGAGACGGGAAGAAATTCCGTCAGGCCTTCGACTAGGCCGAGAAAAAGCGCTTCAAAATATGTGGCCAAATCCATTTTTGCTCAATCCTTAGCTGGCAGCCATTGCGGGCTGTCTATATGGTTGCCTTCTGCCCGAACAGGTTTGCCGGATCAAGGCCCGATGCGTGCCATGCGCGCGCAATGAAGGGTTTGTAAGGCACGACAAGCCATTTGCACAGACACATTCGGAATTTCCTCTCTGGAACTTGCATTTCTTGTTCCGGGAACAAAATTCTTGTTTGCTCCGTGCATCAAGAGCACTCTCGTGATAATGGAATCACCTCCCGAGGGTGCAAAACACTTGCTCTGTCTTGTTGATTTATTGCCTGTTGCCGAATGATTGCCGTTTTGTGCATGTCATTTGGGCGGAGATACGGTTTGTTAACGAAGTCTTGGAATGCAAACCCTATGCTGAGAAGCTTGTAGGAAGAAATTGAGGTCAGAGGGTTCGCAAAGCATGTTGCTGCTCTATCACACAACGATGTCAATTCCGTCGCGTTTTGCCCGACTGGTACTTGCCGAATGCAAGGCCGGCGCGGAGCTGAGCGAGATTCTCCCATGGGAGCGCAAGGAGGATTTCCTTCTCGTCAATCCGGCGGGCACCGTGCCGGTGCTGCGGGAAAACGACGGCCCTCCGGTCTGTGGTGCCGACGTGATTGCCGAATATCTCGACGAAACGCGCGGCTATGCCCTTGGCGCACGGCGCCTGTTGCCCGATCATCCGAACGAGCGGGCCGAAGTGCGTCGCCTGATGCACTGGTTTCTCGTCAAGGCCATCGACGAAAGCGCACAATTCTTCATCGAGGAAAAGGTCTACAAGCGCCAGCGCGGCGGGGGCAACAGCTCACCGGATTCGACGATCCTGAGGGCCGCCCGCGCCAACCTCAGGATCCACCTCAATTATATCGCCTATCTGGCGGAGCGCCGGAACTGGCTGGCGGGCGAGCATTTTTCCTATGCCGATCTGGCCGCCGGAGCGTTTCTCTCTTCGATCGACTATCTCGGCGAGATCCCCTGGGAAGATGTCCCGGTGGTCAAGGACTGGTATCAGCGCATCAAGTCGCGCCCGGCCTTCCGGCCCATTCTTGCCGACAGCCTGAAGGGCATTCCTCCAGCCAATCACTATATGGACTTGGACTTCTGAGCCTGATTGCGCATAGTGTCGGGTATGAGTGAAACTGGCGTGCCGACCGAACAGCAAAGAAGATTGAGGGCCTTCCTCCAGGATGAGGCGAAGGCGCTCGGCTTTTCAGACCTGCGCATCTGTCGCGCCGGAGATGTCCGGGATCATGAAGACACCTTGAGGGCCTTCACCGATCAGGGCTACCACGGCTCCATGGACTGGATGGTGGAGACACTGGAACGGCGCTCCCACCCTGAGAGGCTCTGGG encodes the following:
- the cysN gene encoding sulfate adenylyltransferase subunit CysN codes for the protein MTIETDTVSKRTPLKGEDFAREESRDILRFLTCGSVDDGKSTLIGRLLFDSKTIFEDQLSALEVVSKKHGTTGDDIDLALLLDGLQAEQEQGITIDVAYRFFATDKRKFIVADTPGHEQYTRNMATGASNCDLAVILIDARKGVLTQTRRHSFINSLIGVRHVVLAVNKMDLMDNSQEVFDNIVAEYEDFARSFEFETITAVPISARYGDNVVVKSDAMPWYEGPTLLGYLEEIDVESADRALPFRFPVQWVNRPNLNFRGFSGTVASGFARVGDELVVAKSGKTSRIKQIVTMDGELEETEAGDAVTITLEDEIDISRGDLLAPARHRPLVTDQISAHLIWMDTSHLLIGRPYIIKMGTQQTQATVTALKHKVDVNNSTHQMAGKALELNEIGFCNLAFADPLAMDTYEENRKTGSFILIDRFTNQTVAAGLVWFGLRRAENIHWQAVDVDKGSRAAMKYQTPKVLWFTGLSGSGKSTIANLVEKRLHKEGRHTYLLDGDNVRHGLNKDLGFTDVDRVENIRRIGEVAKLMVDAGLVVLTAFISPYEAERRMVREMLGEGEFVEIFVDTPLEVCEERDVKGLYAKARSGQLKNFTGIDSPYEAPSKPEIHVNTATMSADEAAEIIAQYLLGEEVHDWTV
- the cysQ gene encoding 3'(2'),5'-bisphosphate nucleotidase CysQ; the protein is MTGLCDGLVEAALEAAEVILDIYETDFDVEIKGDESPVTRADQAAEAIILKHLAALAPGIPVVAEESVAAGHIPDIDGEFFLVDPLDGTKEFIKRNGEFTVNIALIRDNVPVMGVIHTPAKGFLFAGEVGKGAWRAEVADPRKSHELTNCRPISVRTPGEEVCVVGSRSHHTPEAEAYLKAYCLGEKKAIGSSLKFCLLAAGEADLYPRYGRTMEWDTAAGDAILSAAGGTVLTTDGARLTYGKRLQDDAPFANPFFIAKTT
- a CDS encoding mannose-1-phosphate guanylyltransferase/mannose-6-phosphate isomerase, which translates into the protein MITPVLLCGGSGSRLWPLSRKSYPKQFVQLVGGDTLFQASAKRLSGEGYAAPLIVTNKDFRFIVTEQLVEEGIDPGAVIIEPERLNTGPVVLAAALLQQDLDPDALLLVAPSDHLVPDVEAFRKSVEVAREAALEGKLVTFGIRPDYPETGYGYLELAECIDGKAPRAFELKCFVEKPCLEDARTMVASGAHLWNAGIFLFSVKTIIKAFRDHAPQLVEPVEEAVKHRRMDLGFLRLDPFFWSQAEDISIDYAVMEKADNLAVVPFTSDWSDLGGWDAVWRESEKDEDGVATSGPVTAIECRNTLLRSEDETLELVGIGLENLVAIAMPDAVLVANTNRAQDVRRAVDALKAKRAEQAEDFALEHRPWGWYERLVVGQRFQVNRIVVHPGASMSLQSHHHRAEHWIVVEGTARITLDEETSLLAENQSVYIPLGVVHRLENPGKLPAVLIEVQTGSYLGEDDIIRFEDLYHRA
- a CDS encoding malonyl-CoA decarboxylase encodes the protein MSEKSFLSDMLQRIARAGPFLSSKLALTPDNLIELCEELVSDKGEASGLKTAFKIMDIYDSATMDERRGFFLDMAEKFGVNHEALDAVVKSWKPGDNTAARELYYASQPRSQELIRRLNRVPGGAARLVRMRSDLLGFVKEEPSLKALDHDFQHLFSFWFTRGFLEIDQIDWSTPASILEKIIAYEAVHQIHGWDDLRQRVAERDRRMFAFFHPAMPGDPLIFVEVALTKGIPGSISDILKQDRDPIDPNEATCAVFYSISNCQNGLRGISFGNFLIKQVVAELQRDLPSLNTFVTLSPVPGLRRWVNQSLEGEEPLLTEADRAQLEALGPDDVPSPEFAARLAARYLINARSKRGTAFDPVAHFHLGNGAILHKVHANADLSANGKKNSWGVMVNYLYNEAKIEEHHQAYATDTKIAHSSEVRSLAK
- a CDS encoding methyl-accepting chemotaxis protein, with translation MVTTGAANERVGSLAAAAQQIGDVINLIRDIAEQTNLLALNATIEAARAGEMGKGFAVVAAEVKELANQTSKATEQISQQISTIQHETQEAVQSIEVIGTTIEQVNIYTASISEAVTQQNLATNEIASSIQEASRGTTTVSQDIEVVSGVATQTHTAVDEVNAVSADVSRCAAGLTDTVDRFLDRVANA
- a CDS encoding class I SAM-dependent methyltransferase — translated: MGHAQKLERYGPYTIVRPETQAMGSPHLSKDIWDRADAIFSGDLEEEGPGRWRYPEPLGETWETHWDGIRFLGRFTAFRHVGFFPEQAAHWQWMDHQLRSAFLGRPPRVLNLFGYSGIASLVAARAGAEVTHVDASKKAVAYGKENQMLAGLDDKPIRWIVDDAMKFVQREIRRGNVYDGILLDPPKFGRGPKGRGLAAVRNAARNARRLPPDPVKGGALLHAHILCHASLLCRL